In Equus przewalskii isolate Varuska chromosome 6, EquPr2, whole genome shotgun sequence, one DNA window encodes the following:
- the DBX1 gene encoding homeobox protein DBX1 has product MMFPGLLAPPAGYSSLLRPTPTLTLPQSLQSAFSGHSSFLVEDLIRISRPPAYLPRSVPTGSMSPPRHGAPAALTDTGASDLGSPRPGTRRGGSPQTAVSPASEPTFLKFGVNAILSSAPRTEASPALLQSGPPKTFAFPYFEGSFQPFIRSSYFPASSSVVPIPGTFSWPLAARGKPRRGMLRRAVFSDVQRKALEKMFQKQKYISKPDRKKLAAKLGLKDSQVKIWFQNRRMKWRNSKERELLSSGGCREQTLPTKLNPHPDLSDVGQKGPGDDEEEDEGRGSPRPRMAYRASPDPRHLQDPRLEGPLSPSPAHSSSPGKPSDFSDSEEDEEGEEEEITVS; this is encoded by the exons ATGATGTTCCCTGGCCTCCTCGCGCCCCCCGCCGGGTACTCCAGCCTCCTACGCCCCACTCCCACCTTAACGCTGCCCCAGTCCCTGCAGTCGGCATTCTCTGGCCACTCGAGCTTTCTCGTGGAGGATCTGATCCGCATCAGCCGGCCCCCCGCCTACCTGCCCCGCAGCGTACCCACCGGCAGCATGTCGCCCCCTAGGCACGGGGCCCCCGCGGCTCTCACCGACACAGGGGCCTCGGACCTGGGCTCCCCCCGTCCGGGCACCCGGCGGGGCGGCTCTCCGCAGACAGCCGTCTCCCCTGCCAGCGAGCCCACGTTCTTGAAGTTTGGGGTAAACGCCATCCTCTCATCGGCGCCCAGAACCG aagCATCCCCCGCCTTGCTCCAGAGCGGCCCTCCCAAGACCTTCGCCTTTCCCTACTTTGAAGGCTCCTTCCAGCCTTTCATCAGATCTTCTTATTTCCCAG CGTCCTCGAGCGTCGTGCCCATCCCCGGGACCTTCTCCTGGCCGCTGGCCGCCCGCGGCAAGCCTCGCCGGGGCATGCTGCGTCGAGCCGTGTTCTCCGACGTGCAGCGCAAGGCGCTGGAGAAGATGTTCCAGAAGCAGAAATACATCAGCAAGCCGGACCGCAAGAAGCTGGCGGCCAAGTTGGGCTTGAAAGACTCACAG GTGAAAATCTGGTTCCAGAACCGACGCATGAAGTGGCGGAACTCCAAGGAGCGGGAGCTACTGTCTAGCGGGGGCTGCCGCGAGCAGACCCTTCCCACCAAACTCAATCCACACCCGGACCTCAGCGACGTGGGCCAGAAGGGCCCAGGGGACgacgaggaggaggacgagggCCGGGGCAGCCCCCGCCCCCGCATGGCCTATCGCGCGTCCCCGGACCCTCGGCACCTGCAGGACCCGCGGCTCGAAGGGCCGCTGTCCCCCTCGCCCGCGCACTCGAGCAGCCCCGGCAAACCTTCGGACTTCTCCGACTCCGAGGAGGACGAGGAGGGCGAGGAGGAGGAGATCACCGTGTCCTAG